One Fusarium poae strain DAOMC 252244 chromosome 4, whole genome shotgun sequence DNA window includes the following coding sequences:
- a CDS encoding hypothetical protein (SECRETED:SignalP(1-17)~CAZy:GH51): MVRFSSLLAAAACFVAAESVSIKVDSKGGNATSGHQYGFLHEDINNSGDGGIYAELIRNRAFQYSKKFPVSLSGWRSINGANLSLSRLDEPLSDALPVSMQVKPSKKAKSKEIGFLNEGYWGMDVKKHKYTGSFWVKGSYKGHFTASLRSNLTDDVFGSVKVKSKAKKDKWVEHEFSLKPKMDAPNSNNTFAITYDPKGADGALDFNLISLFPPTYKGRKNGLRIDLAEALEGLHPSLLRFPGGNMLEGNTNKTYWDWKDTLGPLRYRPGFEGVWSYQQTHGLGILEYLQWAEDMNLEIIVGVYAGLALDGGVTPKDQLQPLIDDALDEIEFIRGPVTSKWGKKRAELGHPKPFKLSYVEIGNEDWLAGYPTGWNSYKEYRFPMFLEAINKAHPDLTVISSGASIDPVGNKDAGFDIPAPGIGDYHPYREPDVLVEEFDLFDNNKYGHIIGEVASTHPNGGIKWEGNLMPYPWWISGVGEAIALVSYERNADRIPGTFYAPILKNENRWQWAITMVQFAADAAMTTRSTSWYVWELFAGHPMTHTLPVKGDLDPLFYVAGKNEDKGTLIWKGAAYNTTKHADVPVSLSFEGVKAGTQAELTLLTNKEDTPFAFNDPHKGNNVVKSTKTILKADKKGAFSFTMPELSVAVLETTKKRKLYAS, from the exons ATGGTTCGCTTCAGTTCACTTTTGGCTGCTGCGGCATGCTTTGTTGCTGCCGAGTCGGTCAGTATCAAGGTTGATAGCAAGGGCGGCAACGCTACTAGCGGTCATCAATATGGTTTCCTTCACGAG GACATCAACAACTCTGGCGATGGTGGCATCTACGCCGAACTGATCCGCAACCGAGCCTTCCAGTACAGCAAGAAGTTCCCCGTCTCGCTTTCCGGCTGGCGTTCCATCAACGGCGCCAACTTGTCCCTCAGCCGACTCGACGAGCCCCTCTCCGACGCCCTCCCCGTCTCCATGCAAGTCAAGCCCAGCAAGAAGGCCAAATCCAAGGAAATCGGTTTCCTCAACGAGGGATACTGGGGCATGGACGTCAAGAAGCACAAGTACACTGGCTCTTTCTGGGTCAAGGGTTCTTACAAGGGCCACTTCACTGCGTCTCTTCGGTCCAACCTCACAGACGATGTCTTTGGCAGCGTCAAGGTCAAGtcaaaggccaagaaggacaagtGGGTTGAGCACGAGTTCTCTCTCAAGCCCAAGATGGATGCgcccaacagcaacaacactTTTGCCATCACCTACGATCCCAAGGGTGCTGACGGCGCTCTCGACTTCAACCTCATCAGCTTGTTCCCTCCTACTTACAAGGGACGCAAGAACGGCCTTCGAATTGACCTTGCAGAGGCTCTCGAAGGTCTTCACCCAAGCCTTCTCCGCTTCCCTGGCGGTAACATGCTTGAGGGCAACACCAACAAGACCTACTGGGACTGGAAGGATACTCTTGGTCCTCTTCGATACCGTCCTGGCTTCGAGGGTGTCTGGAGTTACCAACAGACTCACGGTCTTGGAATCTTGGAGTACCTTCAGTGGGCTGAAGACATGAACCTCGAGATCATTGTCGGTGTCTACGCTGGTCTTGCTCTTGATGGAGGTGTCACTCCCAAGGACCAGCTTCAGCCTCTCATCGATGATGCCCTCGACGAGATTGAGTTCATCCGAGGTCCTGTCACTTCCAAGTGGGGTAAGAAGCGTGCTGAGCTTGGCCACCCCAAGCCCTTCAAGCTTTCCTACGTCGAGATTGGTAATGAGGACTGGCTTGCTGGTTACCCAACCGGTTGGAACAGCTACAAGGAGTACCGATTTCCCATGTTCCTTGAGGCTATCAACAAGGCCCACCCCGATCTGACTGTCATCTCTTCCGGTGCCTCGATCGACCCTGTTGGCAACAAGGACGCTGGCTTCGACATTCCCGCACCCGGAATTGGTGATTACCACCCTTACCGTGAGCCCGATGTTCTTGTTGAGGAGTTTGATCTCTTTGACAACAACAAGTACGGCCACATCATCGGTGAAGTTGCTTCCACTCACCCCAACGGTGGTATCAAGTGGGAGGGCAACCTCATGCCTTATCCCTGGTGGATCTCTGGTGTCGGCGAGGCCATTGCTCTTGTCAGCTACGAGCGCAACGCGGATCGTATCCCAGGAACCTTTTACGCACCCATCCTCAAGAACGAGAACCGCTGGCAATGGGCCATCACCATGGTCCAGTTCGCTGCCGACGCTGCCATGACAACCCGCTCCACCAGTTGGTACGTTTGGGAACTCTTTGCCGGACACCCCATGACGCACACCCTCCCCGTCAAGGGAGATTTGGATCCTTTGTTCTACGTGGCTGGCAAGAACGAGGACAAGGGTACTCTCATCTGGAAGGGTGCTGCGTACAACACTACCAAGCACGCTGACGTTCCTGTTTCTCTGTCGTTTGAGGGTGTCAAGGCTGGTACCCAGGCTGAGTTGACGCTGTTGACTAACAAGGAGGATACTCCGTTTGCGTTCAACGATCCTCACAAGGGTAACAATGTTGTCAAGAGCACCAAGACTATTCTCAAGGCTGACAAGAAGGGTGCTTTCAGTTTCACCATGCCTGAGCTTAGTGTTGCTGTTCTTGAGActaccaagaagagaaagcttTATGCTAGCTGA
- a CDS encoding hypothetical protein (TransMembrane:6 (o906-935i1088-1111o1146-1167i1395-1418o1447-1475i1518-1537o)) translates to MELGALLRELCDSPTGDMAQNPQIQSLRAMTLDKDELLSSLPTTGDPSTQPLHLLHTLLNHLPEPWPVFSLVKCLTRVYKHLPEDVKTGNDSASAHLLRQTTDLVKASYTSLAHFISDENKPALRASSGGQVITHHQLRQFVDNFQLPVQSPGRKPIVSIALPNGPLLAATCIAVTTYYTASPINPAAGPEQFRADILQARSNFILTTREEYTKLQLDAPWVLENNIGVYVVDWIAGDGISVETLNGKPLPIGMVERVANTADDISLILFTSGTSGTKKVVPLTTHSIVTGVVAVIESWGLTSEDICLNMMPLYHVGGLVRNIFAPIFANGSTVCCPSFDANLFWDVAETIQPTWYYASPSMHSVIVAEAAARPEALQKSRIRLACNAAGGLLPSLAYQLRDTFNCVVLPSYGMTECMPISTPPLDYRLDREGTSGISTGPELTILDWSEDQVPINTVGRICVRGDPVFPGYLKPDGSYDKSPFNASGWFDTGDLGYMDADGYLYITGRSKEVINRGGELISPFEVENAIMTASKTDDSPIYGRVSQTLAFSATHDVLQEVVGVILVTPSGVPRVDLRTLHAALKASLQQAKWPVLIAYMDDVPKNNNKVLRINLGKRLGLPCLTDDTPHMGRHWDATCPPADTALSVSIDSSPCQVDYHLLSTHIQGLVPGDVDVFCLQGSDGAPHAVLAPKTNDVAVQGTSLPNSIRHGLGHLVDNYMVPSEIHILDRPLPRNSFGEVDVVMLQARLDELAMASMKQLEASTEGLVTKAFAEVLSLPPSDIPRDADFFSLGGDSLRAGRLLAALRSEFSIHLPITVVFNDGTVSALASHIDKMLETKREGHEEVDTVEGCTTTHSSTNPFLMLLQLVPLVVVYPLRRAFQWTVFFVALAYSQKLPTNHSIPGRFVNLVVSLLIARIVTQCVSPFVGIMAKWLIIGRHREGMYPMWGLYHTRWWLVQKIVAVCGKGFFSTNDMTLKMYYRLMGASIGKNVKLKGASIGEWDLVTIGDDVDITGSHCRPFASEGNTSMYLGRIAIGDKCTVGFSSIIVPGTTMPANTCLGFNSSTWEMQDASEEYRDQLPSERKSAHWLLSLLFTFPLKLLSMFVAALPWAGGLVGMVLKKASPAVSPLRSSVEWFCQPTRIGYHYLARVAGCVLGPFFLFAFIMLVKSILDCVFGKLRAGSKQDTSTVAAWRAGLIKDLYSVKKLHGLTSMFGQHYEATSIALRALGAKVGQRVYWPGTGPSVGDYHLIEVGNDVVFGSRSHLVTSDGIGSEKVVIQDRAMIADRVTLLPGVTVGERVTMGSGALTKRGGNYPHGTYVGSKAGDAVCLSTGDSSNGSSARSSMLDMPFDEKKFQSDSDRSQNSGSIKDESADKDGFAKDLSPFGRAFYLKLAPYYVLGPFAIFCYSTFFAVFTSVYWDAPSISSIQLVRVVFIHLLGTGLSWWKDLAAIFCTMLIAMAVITTVQSVLALAIVILSKWVLMGRRTPGNYDWDKSSYCQRWQIFLGIERLRRECYKGNGILNMLTGTTWIVFYFRLLGAKIGKDCALFANGQPSLMFTEPDLISLGDRVVVDDASVVAHINTRGKFDLNRVDIGDRCVLRTGSRLLSGARMENDSCLLEHTLIMGGDVVEEKSTMQGWPAERFTRKRV, encoded by the exons CACACAACCTCTTCACCTTCTTCACACTCTTTTGAACCACCTACCCGAACCTTGGCCTGTATTCTCACTCGTCAAGTGTTTGACAAGAGTCTACAAGCATCTCCCCGAAGATGTCAAGACTGGCAATGATTCTGCATCTGCCCATCTCTTGAGGCAGACTACAGATCTTGTCAAGGCCTCGTACACTTCCCTTGCCCACTTCATCAGCGACGAGAACAAGCCAGCCCTCCGAGCTtcaagtggtggtcaagtcATCACTCATCACCAATTGCGCCAGTTCGTCGACAACTTCCAACTTCCCGTCCAATCACCCGGTCGCAAGCCAATCGTCTCCATCGCCCTACCAAACGGTCCCCTCCTCGCTGCAACATGTATCGCCGTCACGACATACTACACAGCATCGCCCATCAACCCCGCCGCCGGTCCTGAACAATTCCGAGCCGATATCCTACAAGCACGATCGAACTTTATATTGACAACGAGGGAGGAGTATACCAAGTTGCAACTCGATGCACCATGGGTTTTGGAGAACAACATTGGGGTTTATGTTGTCGATTGGATCGCTGGTGACGGCATCTCAGTCGAGACACTCAATGGCAAGCCTCTACCCATTGGCATGGTCGAGCGAGTCGCCAACACAGCCGACGACATCAGCTTGATCCTCTTCACAAGTGGTACTTCTGGTACCAAGAAGGTTGTACCACTGACAACACACTCCATCGTCACTGGAGTTGTCGCAGTCATTGAGTCATGGGGTCTCACCTCAGAAGACATCTGTCTGAACATGATGCCTTTGTACCATGT TGGTGGTCTGGTGAGGAACATCTTTGCCCCGATATTCGCCAACGGTTCGACAGTCTGCTGTCCTTCCTTCGATGCCAACCTCTTCTGGGATGTGGCTGAGACCATTCAACCTACTTGGTACTATGCCTCACCATCCATGCACtccgtcatcgtcgccgAAGCAGCTGCAAGGCCTGAGGCGTTACAGAAGAGCCGTATCAGACTCGCCTGTAACGCTGCTGGTGGTTTGCTCCCGTCCTTGGCGTATCAGCTTCGAGATACCTTCAACTGTGTCGTCCTTCCCAGTTATGGAATGACAGA GTGCATGCCCATCTCCACCCCACCTCTCGACTACCGCCTTGACCGTGAGGGTACTTCCGGTATCAGCACTGGTCCCGAACTCACCATCCTCGACTGGTCCGAAGACCaagtccctatcaacacggTAGGACGAATCTGCGTACGCGGCGATCCTGTGTTTCCAGGCTATCTCAAGCCTGATGGATCTTACGACAAGTCACCTTTCAACGCGAGCGGGTGGTTCGACACGGGCGACTTGGGATACATGGATGCTGATGGATATCTCTACATCACTGGCCGCAGCAAGGAAGTCATCAACCGTGGTGGTGAGCTGATCTCGCCATTCGAGGTTGAGAACGCCATCATGACTGCTTCCAAGACTGATGATTCACCCATCTACGGAAGGGTGTCACAGACTCTTGCTTTCTCGGCAACCCACGATGTTCTTCAGGAAGTCGTCGGAGTCATTCTTGTTACACCTTCTGGTGTTCCTCGTGTTGATCTCAGAACTCTCCATGCTGCGTTGAAGGCTTCACTCCAGCAAGCAAAGTGGCCCGTCCTCATTGCTTACATGGATGATGTTCccaagaacaacaacaaggtTCTTCGCATCAACCTTGGGAAGCGTCTTGGTCTTCCTTGTCTCACCGATGACACACCTCATATGGGACGACACTGGGATGCGACTTGTCCTCCTGCTGATACAGCTCTGTCTGTGTCCATTGACAGCTCGCCTTGTCAAGTCGACTACCACCTGCTTTCAACTCACATCCAGGGCCTTGTCCctggtgatgttgatgtgTTTTGCCTTCAGGGCAGCGATGGTGCACCTCATGCTGTCCTGGCACCCAAGACCAACGACGTTGCTGTTCAGGGTACCAGCTTACCCAACAGCATTCGACATGGTCTTGGTCATCTTGTCGACAACTACATGGTCCCCAGCGAGATCCACATCCTCGATCGTCCACTACCTCGCAACTCGTTTGGCGAAGTTGACGTTGTCATGCTCCAGGCACGACTCGATGAGTTGGCGATGGCTTCAATGAAGCAACTGGAAGCCAGCACCGAAGGACTTGTCACCAAGGCATTCGCCGAGGTTCTGTCTCTTCCACCATCCGACATTCCCCGCGACGCCGACTTCTTCAGCCTTGGGGGTGATTCCCTTCGAGCTGGACGTCTTCTCGCAGCTCTTCGTTCCGAGTTCAGCATCCATCTTCCCATCACTGTCGTCTTCAACGATGGAACTGTTTCTGCACTTGCCTCTCACATCGACAAGATGCTGGAGACCAAGCGTGAAGGACATGAGGAGGTTGACACTGTTGAGGGTTGCACCACAACTCACAGCTCTACCAACCCATTCCTGATGCTTCTCCAGCTCGTCCCTCTTGTCGTTGTTTATCCCCTCCGTCGCGCCTTTCAGTGGACTGTCTTCTTCGTCGCTCTCGCCTACAGCCAGAAGCTTCCCACCAACCACTCCATCCCAGGCCGCTTCGTCAACTTGGTCGTCTCCCTCCTCATCGCTCGCATCGTCACTCAGTGTGTCTCGCCTTTTGTCGGTATCATGGCGAAGTGGCTCATCATCGGTCGTCATCGCGAGGGCATGTATCCCATGTGGGGGTTGTATCACACTCGATGGTGGTTGGTGCAGAAGATTGTCGCTGTCTGTGGCAAGGGCTTCTTCAGTACCAACGACATGACTCTCAAGATGTACTATCGGCTCATGGGTGCTAGCATTGGCAAGAATGTGAAGCTCAAGGGTGCTTCCATTGGAGAGTGGGATCTTGTCACTATTGGCGACGATGTGGACATCACGGGAAGTCACTGCCGACCCTTTGCTTCAGAGGGTAACACTTCCATGTATCTTGGCCGCATCGCAATCGGTGACAAGTGCACAGTGGGCTTCTCTTCCATCATTGTTCCGGGCACCACCATGCCCGCCAACACTTGCCTCGGCttcaactcatcaacttGGGAGATGCAGGACGCCAGCGAGGAGTATCGCGACCAGCTCCCCAGCGAGAGGAAGAGCGCTCACTGGCTTCTCAGTCTTCTCTTCACTTTCCCACTGAAGCTTCTCTCCATGTTTGTGGCTGCTCTTCCATGGGCTGGTGGTCTCGTTGGTATGGTTCTGAAGAAGGCTTCACCCGCTGTCTCGCCTTTGAGAAGCAGTGTCGAGTGGTTCTGTCAGCCTACGCGAATCGGGTACCACTATCTTGCTCGCGTCGCAGGTTGTGTTCTTGGtcccttcttcctctttgctTTCATCATGCTCGTCAAGTCCATCTTGGATTGTGTCTTTGGCAAGCTTCGCGCTGGTTCCAAGCAGGACACGTCTACTGTGGCAGCTTGGAGGGCTGGCTTGATCAAGGATCTGTATtctgtcaagaagcttcatgGCTTGACGAGTATGTTTGGACAGCACTACGAGGCTACGTCGATTGCTCTACGAGCTCTGGGTGCCAAGGTGGGACAGCGTGTCTACTGGCCTGGAACTGGACCCAGTGTTGGTGACTACCATCTCATCGAGGTTGGCAACGATGTTGTCTTTGGATCGCGCTCTCACCTCGTTACCTCTGATGGTATTGGATCTGAGAAGGTTGTCATCCAGGACCGGGCAATGATCGCTGATCGAGTCACTCTTCTTCCCGGCGTTACTGTTGGAGAGCGAGTCACCATGGGTTCTGGTGCCTTGACCAAGCGAGGAGGTAACTACCCTCACGGTACCTATGTTggctccaaggctggtgatgCGGTTTGTTTGTCGACAGGTGACTCGAGCAATGGCAGCAGTGCTCGGTCGTCTATGCTTGACATGCCTtttgatgagaagaagttCCAGAGCGACTCGGATCGCAGCCAGAACTCTGGAAGCATCAAGGATGAGAGCGCGGACAAGGACGGCTTTGCGAAGGATCTGTCTCCGTTTGGTCGGGCCTTTTATCTCAAGCTGGCACCCTACTACGTCCTTGGTCCTTTCGCCATCTTCTGCTACTCGACCTTCTTCGCCGTCTTCACATCTGTCTACTGGGACGCTCCCAGCATCTCGTCCATTCAGCTTGTTCGTGTGGTATTCATCCATCTTCTCGGTACTGGTCTCAGCTGGTGGAAGGATCTGGCTGCCATTTTCTGCACCATGCTCATCGCCATGGCTGTCATCACCACCGTTCAGTCCGTTCTCGCCTTGGCCATTGTCATCTTGTCCAAGTGGGTTCTGATGGGTCGTCGCACACCTGGCAACTACGACTGGGACAAGTCCTCCTACTGCCAGCGGTGGCAGATCTTCCTTGGCATCGAGCGTCTTCGACGGGAGTGCTACAAGGGCAACGGCATTCTGAACATGCTCACGGGAACCACCTGGATTGTGTTCTACTTCCGCCTTTTGGGTGCCAAGATTGGCAAGGATTGTGCTCTTTTTGCCAACGGCCAGCCCAGTCTCATGTTCACTGAGCCTGACTTGATCTCTTTGGGTGACCGTGTGGTGGTTGATGATGCAAGTGTCGTCGCGCACATCAACACTCGTGGCAAGTTCGACTTGAACAGGGTCGACATTGGAGACAGGTGTGTTCTTCGTACGGGTAGCAGACTTCTCAGTGGCGCTCGTATGGAGAATGACAGTTGTCTGTTGGAACACACACTCATCATGGGTGGTGATGTTGTGGAGGAGAAGTCGACGATGCAGGGTTGGCCTGCGGAGAGGTTCACTCGCAAGAGAGTGTGA